Within Ptiloglossa arizonensis isolate GNS036 chromosome 8, iyPtiAriz1_principal, whole genome shotgun sequence, the genomic segment tatttgcattaaagaatatatatagaACAAGAAAAGTTTTCCAAAGTTAGTAAGTGAAAACAAAAACTTATACTACACAACCATTGGCAATCAACGTGTTAAACTCAAAAATTTGATGATCGACAAGTCGATACCTCTCATTgtgtattgaaaaaaaaatatttttataccatgaaatatacatgtatataataatttagttCTAAATGTTATccatatataattataaaataatatccaTTGATTTAACTATGCGCTAAATTAAGCTCAGCTCGACTAATAAATTGTAGCGTTGTTGCCAACGCAAGATCTTATGTCATTGAATTATCTTACAGATTATATCTATTGcaattacaatataatatacaGATCTGTTAACCCACATGTCAAAGGAAAGTGATTTTGAATTATATAGTTGTACATTTTGTAACATCCTTTTCTGCTTTGTAATTATGTTATGAAAGTAAGAGGAAAGGCGTATTAGTTTTGTAAGACGGTATAATATATTAAACTTTGTATatattttcgataattattctaaattaaaattatgtttAATGCTTACAtgttttgaattattatttttcagatTTCTACAAATCAAACTACTTCACCTTCTGACATTTTTaacattaaattttcaaaatataattaaaaaattgtacattttcatAATGTCTATTTAGAagctattataaatataaaatgatcaagattataaagaaaataagtATAGTAAAGTTATGATATATTATTAAAActtgttttcaaatttattacttAAAGATTATCGATTGagtcgtaaaattttaataaatagaaaCTGCAATTAAAGAAGtgaaaataattgcaattaACGAAGCTATATTCTCCGTTAATTAAACATCAATTCTGATTGAGTAAAAAAAGCTTTAAttctacaaaatttttaaactgCCGCGCATATTATGGATTACTATCGGTAACTTTACATCTAAAACGAAGTAAAATAAAAGTACTTTATAGAAGTACACACGCCAAAAAATTCAAGTCATGAGTAGAAGtgacacattttttattttaaattaataatgttaaagaatcttaataattttaattcaaaatcctTATCAAATGTTTTCCGATTGGTAGGGGAATGTTTTTTGTGACGATTTATGTAACTAAACTCATGCTTATTGCTTCGAAGTTATCTTACACGTTTCTGCATATCTTTCGTTTGctttattttagaaaatcaaTTTGTTAGGAAAAGAgaagagtctgaaagtagaaaacccatcaaaatgaATCGTATTAAGAAACTCCTATCGAGCAAAGAGACTCGTGATTATTTAACGAGGCAAGCCACATAAGATTTGTATAGATTTACATGCTCACGTGTACATGCATGCGATTTTCTTAATCAATATACTATATGTATTACATTCGAAATATGATTTGAATATATGAAAAGCGTTTTTTTGTTTTAGCACACATTTTTGGGGACCAGTTGCTAATTGGGGTATTCCGATTGCTGCTATTGCTGATATACGAAATGATCCGAAGTACATCAGTGGAAAAATGACATTTGGTTAGTTTttcgattttaatatttcaattgataaatgtttaaatttttcttacatAAATTAAGTATGTAATATGTACaggatttttaaaatattacaatatcgaATAATTATATCTTTTATTCATGTGCACATAGTATTACAGACACGTGCATGTGCGCTTCATTATTTCGTGTACTCGGAAATTCCATAAAAAAGCTATAATccaattaaataaatgtattttcaaCAATTGTGTGTCCcgatatattacatattacatttatatttttattggaGATAAAACGTTACACTGTCATTAAATTGTAAATTGCATTAATAGAACTTTAAAGTATATACAGTATACTGTGTTAATATGTTCAAATCAATGAGGATTGCATAAGCCAACAAAAAACCTAACAACATTTATAAgctgttatattaatttttttcagccTTGTGCCTGTACTCAGCAATGTTCATGCGATTTTCACTCAAGGTTGAGCCACGAAATTTGCTTCTCTTTGCCTGCCATTTTGTTAATGAAGGTGCACAATTGACTCAAGGTTTTAGATTTATTAAATATCACTTTACACATAAGAAAGAAGAATAATAGTTGAGAATATTTATGGATCCTTAAAGTTAGaaataattgcaattatttGTCAATGTTATTTCCTTTAATGTACATTATTGTAATctactattatttataaattcattTTAGGAATAATCTTAGTTACTTTTAGAATGAAatacaaatgtaaatataataaattgttcctttctttcaagtacaaatttaaaaacaaaagaaaagaagtaCCAGGCGTTAATGACTCCTATATGTTTTAAATATatgatacatacatatataatgaTACATAAATTAATGAATTATCACTGAACAGTATTACTTACATAATATTAGTTTACTATAtaatgtttatttcttcaaaaaattctaattttacttttatatttgtttataaGTTCAGTGATACGTATAATTCCAtcttgttaaaatttaatatcaacAAGAATTGACTAAAAGCTAATTGTAATGTTTTaatcttgaaaattatttttaactgaTTCAATGATTGAGCAAAAATAGTGAAATACATGGGATAATATAAAACAAATTGACGTGattgtatatacaatatattatcaaaatataaaatgtataaaacatTTGAAAATGACACAAGTTGAAACATGACAATGTATGTCACGATATAATTTTTCAGTGATTCTGTTCACTTACAGTTGCATACATTTCAATTAAACATACAATCTAcgcgtatgtatgtatttattttttacatttatgaCTTATCTATTCCACTAAAGCGCCTTAAAATGACTATAATCTTTCAGTGTATAAAATACagtatttaaaatatcattgGACGGATTGTACTACTGCTAATACACATAAATTTACAAAACTTGAAGTCTTCGATCATCGGACGGCATAATGGTAAATCGAATTTACTATAATATCACTGCAATTGGTTATTTACTTCTAATCAGATAATAAAACATCGATGCGAGTAATAATACCCAGCTAATTTCGGCCGATGAAGCACCAGCTAATCGACACTTAAACATATCATATCTGCAAAACAAATATCAATTGAATTACATTCTAACCCATGTTGCGGTTGTGCAATTACTTACTATACAATAACTActgatttatatatttaattacctAGTTTCTTGATCGTTAATTAGATTATTGAATTCAGCCTCTACTAATTGACCAtcgtaatatgtaattaaaTCTTCAAATGGATATTCGAAACCTTGTTTGCATTCGCATTTGTACCCGCCTGTTTCAAAACCTCGGCCAAGAATAGGTACGCActataaacaaaaaatattattattaaaaacagATAATTAAgatgcaaaaatattaatttggaTAGAATCTAATATCTTACGTATGACGTTTTCTTATCGCACTTGTGGGTACCCTTAAACGCATTTGGTGCGTAGAACAAATCGTCACATTGGTTAATATCAAGCTGAAGCAGGTCCATAGTAACAGCTACAACACCTCTGtaagaattttaatataaaatgtgATCttgcttttcttctttctttgtaaTAAAACTGGTTCTCACATTCGATTTCTCATGCACATACTACAACTTTATTCAATTGTGTGTGTGTGGACAGAAATACTTACTTAAATTCCAGTTTCTCTTTCAAGCTGTCCCAGCCGAAAAATGGGGATGCATAGGTAATTACCCATTTCTCCATCTTACCGTTACAATCAAAATATGGAGTTGTCCAGTGACCATGATTCAGGTTTGCTGCCCTGTACAGACGAACGCGTGTTCCCACACATTAAAATAAATCCTATTTGGGAGATCAAATTCCTCTTGCTCCTCAATCCCATAAATGTAATCTCTTTATACTTTAATTGAATGTTATAGATTCTTTATAGCAACTTCATTATTGTAATGCAATATTTGTAAGCAAAATTTCCGCTGAAATTGTAGTTGTGCAATACTGGTGTTTTTATAGTTTACACTCTTACCTGTAAGAATTCGGATAATgttcgtatttttttaaatgttctcCTGTTTCA encodes:
- the Mpc1 gene encoding mitochondrial pyruvate carrier; this encodes MNRIKKLLSSKETRDYLTSTHFWGPVANWGIPIAAIADIRNDPKYISGKMTFALCLYSAMFMRFSLKVEPRNLLLFACHFVNEGAQLTQGFRFIKYHFTHKKEE